A section of the Rhipicephalus sanguineus isolate Rsan-2018 chromosome 11, BIME_Rsan_1.4, whole genome shotgun sequence genome encodes:
- the LOC119373598 gene encoding vacuolar protein sorting-associated protein 54: MSDGGSTRPVPWRHCQHCPKPRTFKTADEFRTHLRERHCSKEGGSFVCRYGEHDVCASLPLEGVSDEDYEAHVAKHHLLREYWPDAVAEARWTVHRSAQNLPAVLNDPRRSRREVDFFTRTWGDHFTEAPPAGGEGPGARITRQLFEAYLSRCARSRRPCSSSSSAVAAASETAPAGSELCLPAVFLGPELRLEEPATFAQAIPWAAGPSRLLQERLTHYLDLVEVQLARQVSLRSDAFFQAVRSHDVLAERLSACATVTAGLRSQLARARDQLAGGGLRLLLLWRRRARQRSLCAKLQLLATLHQAQPTIQRLLASGDFARALDFIEASREIVALELAGVQSLRHLGSQLQELERHIERRMAADLARGLSAELNRPPDDLDPVGLQEEESLTALVAGILRLNRPESADFALLLREEACTALQAAVKAALAEGMSQGDVWTALLERALDAAERVLRRTCNLARLQRYALAAQAADGAALEADEEVRLEQARRGALAAVAEVAQERCARLVPSDAHRSPLNAGAFPVLCRRAEQCAEDWAQLCEHRSQGSLVLALRTQADRFVSRFHEEHKAKLSLLLDGEVWARVDVPAELQSMVDQFLDVSNGGMQGGGTKGTGTQRGSAAPHLALDGQRYSIAGSTLLVLRMVLEYCQCARDLPWVGLSLAAKLQELLRLFNSRTSQLVLGAGALQRVGLKTITASMLALAARCLQLIMAFLPRVKAHFEQHLVARKDTARHFDAIAKEYAEHVTEIFAKLASIVSNVLDGQLAEWEVKAPVPSPAFRGIVRHLTKFHTAVAELLSPEDVGALLQAVHSMFRSLLARHLARLSISRDGGPQHGLVTQELIFYVEHLRSLGCPVTDTSSLWQQQDEFIEPAAAAQGAV; encoded by the exons ATGTCAGACGGTGGGTCGACGAGGCCCGTCCCCTGGAGGCACTGCCAGCACTGCCCCAAGCCACGCACCTTCAAGACTGCGGACGAGTTTCGGACTCACCTGCGTGAGCGCCACTGCAGCAAGGAAGGCGGTTCGTTCGTGTGCCGCTACGGCGAACATGACGTGTGCGCGTCGCTGCCCCTCGAGGGCGTCAGCGACGAGGACTACGAGGCGCACGTCGCCAAGCATCACCTGCTCCGCGAGTACTGGCCGGACGCGGTGGCCGAGGCCCGCTGGACAGTGCACCGTTCGGCTCAGAACTTGCCGGCGGTGCTGAACGACccgcgccgcagccgccgcgaagTGGACTTTTTCACGCGCACCTGGGGCGACCACTTCACCGAggcgccgccggccggcggcgaaggACCCGGAGCGCGGATCACGCGACAGCTGTTCGAGGCGTACTTGTCGCGATGCGCTCGATCGCGCCGGCCGTGctcgtcttcttcgtcggcggTGGCGGCAGCATCCGAAACCGCACCCGCCGGAAGCGAGCTCTGTCTACCCGCCGTATTCCTCGGTCCCGAGTTGCGTCTCGAAGAACCTGCAACGTTCGCGCAGGCCATACCGTGGGCTGCCGGGCCTTCTCGGCTTCTGCAGGAACGGCTTACCCACTACCTGGACCTCGTAGAGGTACAGCTAGCGCGTCAGGTGTCCCTACGTTCGGACGCGTTCTTCCAGGCTGTGCGATCTCAcgacgtgctagccgagcggttGTCGGCCTGTGCGACTGTCACTGCGGGTCTACGCTCCCAACTGGCTCGTGCTAGGGATCAATTGGCCGGCGGTGGCTTGAGATTGCTTCTTCTGTGGCGGCGGCGGGCGAGGCAGCGTTCTCTGTGTGCCAAGTTACAGCTGCTGGCCACTCTGCACCAGGCGCAGCCCACGATCCAGAGGTTGCTAGCCAGTGGGGACTTCGCGCGCGCCCTGGACTTCATCGAGGCCAGCCGGGAGATCGTGGCGCTCGAACTGGCGGGCGTCCAAAGCCTCCGACACCTGGGCTCGCAGTTGCAGGAACTCGAGCGACACATTGAACGCAGGATGGCGGCCGATCTGGCCCGGGGCCTCAGCGCCGAGCTGAACAGACCGCCCGACGACTTGGACCCCGTCGGACTGCAG GAAGAGGAATCCCTGACGGCTCTGGTGGCAGGAATCCTGCGGCTGAACCGGCCGGAGAGCGCAGACTTCGCATTGCTGCTTCGCGAGGAGGCATGCACGGCCCTGCAAGCGGCCGTCAAGGCGGCTTTAGCCGAAGGCATGTCGCAGGGAGACGTGTGGACTGCGCTGCTTGAACGTGCCTTGGACGCCGCCGAGCGCGTGCTGCGACGCACCTGCAACCTGGCGCGGCTGCAGCGCTACGCCCTAGCCGCGCAAGCGGCAGACGGTGCAGCCCTCGAAGCCGACGAAGAAGTCCGACTCGAGCAGGCCAGACGAGGAGCCCTGGCTGCTGTCGCCGAGGTCGCTCAGGAACGCTGTGCGCGGCTTGTCCCGTCCGACGCGCACCGGTCGCCACTCAATGCGGGTGCCTTCCCAGTGCTGTGCCGCCGTGCCGAGCAATGCGCTGAAGACTGGGCGCAGCTGTGCGAACACCGCAGCCAGGGCAGTTTGGTGCTGGCGCTGCGCACTCAG GCGGATCGGTTTGTGAGCCGCTTCCACGAAGAGCACAAAGCCAAGCTCAG CCTGCTGCTCGACGGTGAGGTGTGGGCGCGTGTGGACGTGCCGGCCGAGTTGCAGAGCATGGTGGACCAGTTCCTGGACGTCTCGAACGGCGGCATGCAGGGGGGCGGCACTAAAGGTACCGGCACGCAGCGGGGCAGTGCCGCACCCCACTTGGCACTGGACGGGCAGCGCTACAGCATCGCTGGCAGCACGCTGCTCGTGCTTCGCATGGTGCTCGAGTACTGCCAGTGCGCCCGAGACCTGCCCTGGGTGGGCTTGAGCCTGGCCGCCAAACTGCAGGAGCTGCTGCGGCTCTTCAACTCACGCACCTCCCAACTGGTGCTGGGAGCCGGGGCGCTGCAGCGCGTCGGCCTCAAGACCATCACGGCCAGCATGCTGG CATTGGCAGCTCGATGCCTGCAGCTGATCATGGCCTTTTTGCCCCGAGTCAAGGCACACTTTGAGCAGCACCTGGTCGCTCGCAAGGACACTGCCAGGCATTTTGATGCCATCGCCAAG GAGTACGCAGAACACGTGACAGAAATTTTCGCCAAGCTGGCCAGCATCGTGAGCAACGTGCTGGATGGGCAGCTTGCCGAG TGGGAGGTAAAGGCGCCAGTGCCGTCGCCGGCTTTCCGGGGCATCGTCCGGCACCTGACCAAGTTCCACACTGCCGTAGCCGAGCTGCTGAGCCCGGAGGACGTGGGCGCACTCTTGCAAGCCGTGCACTCCATGTTCCGGTCCCTACTCGCACGTCACCTGGCACGCCTGTCCATAAGTCGCGACGGAGGACCTCAACATGG GTTGGTAACCCAAGAGCTGATATTCTACGTCGAGCACCTGCGCAGCCTTGGTTGCCCAGTGACAGACACCAGCAGCCTGTGGCAGCAACAGGACGAGTTTATTGAGCCAGCTGCTGCTGCGCAAGGGGCTGTGTGA
- the LOC119373599 gene encoding protein YIF1B yields the protein MDPRKQQVYGGRQAGPQLFEDTGFPGAGGMPYGGMPQPGMYPMMPDPMAAMAMQYGTALAGQGKDMVHQKIEKYVSVSKIKYYFAVDTAYVGRKLLLLLFPFSHTDWAVKYDQDEPVPPRYDVNAPDLYIPSMALVTYVLLSGYLLGLRNEFTPERLGLQASSALMWLTLEVLAIWLATYILSIRSSLRVLDLVAFSSYKFVGMIAALLASMVLYRPGYLLVLAYACLTLDFFLLRTLRLSLLSGSSSEGSRRGLYLLLAVCALQPALAYWLTQPLAQQQLAQ from the exons GCCGACAAGCTGGCCCGCAGCTGTTCGAGGACACTGGCTTCCCAGGAGCCGGTGGTATGCCATACGGCGGTATGCCACAGCCCGGCATGTACCCTATGATGCCCGACCCAATGGCTGCAATGGCCATGCAGTATGGCACCGCGCTGGCTGGCCAAGGGAAGGACATGGTACACCAGAAG ATTGAGAAGTACGTCTCAGTGTCCAAGATCAAGTACTACTTTGCCGTGGACACTGCTTACGTGGGCCGCAAGCTGCTCCTCCTGCTTTTCCCGTTCAGCCACACG gaCTGGGCCGTCAAGTACGACCAGGACGAACCGGTGCCCCCGCGGTACGATGTCAATGCTCCAGATCTCTACATTCCGA GCATGGCTCTGGTGACGTACGTGCTGCTCTCGGGCTACCTGCTGGGcctgcgcaacga GTTCACCCCCGAACGGCTCGGACTGCAGGCAAGCTCGGCACTCATGTGGCTCACTCTCGAAGTCCTGGCCATCTGGCTGGCCACGTACATCCTCTCCATCCGGTCCAGCTTGCGCGTCCTAGACCTGGTCGCCTTCAGCAGCTACAAGTTTGTCGG CATGATCGCGGCTCTGCTGGCGAGCATGGTTCTCTACCGGCCGGGCTACCTGCTCGTCCTGGCCTACGCCTGTCTCACGCTAGACTTTTTTCTG CTTCGCACCCTGCGGCTCTCCCTGCTGTCCGGGAGCTCGTCCGAGGGCTCCCGTCGGGGCCTGTACCTACTCCTGGCTGTGTGCGCACTCCAGCCGGCGCTAGCCTACTGGCTCACACAGCCCCTTGCGCAGCAGCAGCTGGCTCAATAA